Proteins co-encoded in one Papaver somniferum cultivar HN1 chromosome 5, ASM357369v1, whole genome shotgun sequence genomic window:
- the LOC113283905 gene encoding uncharacterized protein LOC113283905 isoform X1: MSMTQFAMIEELAFLIKDNLPCKHLVLSIEEVLVDFLLNDTSPDGVLELKPMNPYNRLLLHRLADIFGFVHVSVGEGDDRHLILERCLESSVPPILVSDILWQHDEYPSPTESHQILRRKDTLPASKTNTVSTKSSLEEREAAYLAARQRIFSKDDSEVKELVTPKPRNIPVVARRMIAHALGQRVSSSSAGVTPSTRNEPNQKNQELSGSEKSVGHQNLNLRNSRETAAVSIQELSSQDRKIVDKSQVTHAATSERKIQKKPAGSDNSVNCVPPLNGRMRQAPSDDNLKQEHLGAAKRMFAHALRSNGTKELNGLIMKTDTAMPIEKD, translated from the exons ATGAGTATGACTCAATTCGCAATG ATAGAGGAGTTGGCTTTTCTTATTAAAGACAATTTACCATGCAAGCATCTTGttctttccattgaagaggtgttGGTGGATTTTCTTCTGAACGATACCAG CCCAGATGGTGTCTTGGAGTTGAAACCAATGAACCCATACAACCGCCTTCTCTTGCATCGTCTTGCTGATATTTTTGG ATTTGTACATGTATCTGTCGGTGAAGGAGATGATCGCCATTTAATCTTGGAGCGTTGCCTAGAATCGTCAGT ACCTCCAATTCTTGTTAGTGATATTCTGTGGCAACATGATGAGTATCCCTCTCCAACCGAGTCACATCAAATCTTGAGGAGGAAAGACACTTTACCTG CCTCCAAAACCAATACTGTTTCTACTAAATCCTCTCTCGAAGAGAGGGAAGCAGCTTATTTGGCAGCCCGCCAGCGGATCTTTTCAAAGGATGATAGCGAGGTTAAAGAATTAGTCACACCAAAGCCACGAAACATCCCTGTGGTTGCACGTCGAATGATAGCTCATGCACTGGGACAAagggtttcttcttcatctgctggGGTCACTCCTTCAACGCGTAACGAACCCAACCAAAAAAATCAGGAATTGAGTGGTAGTGAGAAAAGCGTGGGTCATCAAAATCTTAACTTGAGAAATTCACGAGAAACAGCTGCAGTTTCCATCCAAGAACTTAGCTCACAAGACAGGAAAATTGTTGATAAGTCGCAGGTGACTCATGCTGCCACTAGTGAGAGGAAAATTCAGAAGAAACCAGCAGGTAGTGATAATTCTGTTAATTGTGTTCCACCGCTGAATGGGAGAATGCGTCAAGCTCCATCCGATGACAATTTGAAACAAGAACATTTAGGAGCTGCAAAAAGGATGTTTGCTCATGCACTACGCTCAAATGGAACCAAGGAATTAAATGGTCTTATTATGAAAACCGATACAGCAATGCCAATTGAAAAAGACTAG
- the LOC113283905 gene encoding uncharacterized protein LOC113283905 isoform X2 has product MNPYNRLLLHRLADIFGFVHVSVGEGDDRHLILERCLESSVPPILVSDILWQHDEYPSPTESHQILRRKDTLPASKTNTVSTKSSLEEREAAYLAARQRIFSKDDSEVKELVTPKPRNIPVVARRMIAHALGQRVSSSSAGVTPSTRNEPNQKNQELSGSEKSVGHQNLNLRNSRETAAVSIQELSSQDRKIVDKSQVTHAATSERKIQKKPAGSDNSVNCVPPLNGRMRQAPSDDNLKQEHLGAAKRMFAHALRSNGTKELNGLIMKTDTAMPIEKD; this is encoded by the exons ATGAACCCATACAACCGCCTTCTCTTGCATCGTCTTGCTGATATTTTTGG ATTTGTACATGTATCTGTCGGTGAAGGAGATGATCGCCATTTAATCTTGGAGCGTTGCCTAGAATCGTCAGT ACCTCCAATTCTTGTTAGTGATATTCTGTGGCAACATGATGAGTATCCCTCTCCAACCGAGTCACATCAAATCTTGAGGAGGAAAGACACTTTACCTG CCTCCAAAACCAATACTGTTTCTACTAAATCCTCTCTCGAAGAGAGGGAAGCAGCTTATTTGGCAGCCCGCCAGCGGATCTTTTCAAAGGATGATAGCGAGGTTAAAGAATTAGTCACACCAAAGCCACGAAACATCCCTGTGGTTGCACGTCGAATGATAGCTCATGCACTGGGACAAagggtttcttcttcatctgctggGGTCACTCCTTCAACGCGTAACGAACCCAACCAAAAAAATCAGGAATTGAGTGGTAGTGAGAAAAGCGTGGGTCATCAAAATCTTAACTTGAGAAATTCACGAGAAACAGCTGCAGTTTCCATCCAAGAACTTAGCTCACAAGACAGGAAAATTGTTGATAAGTCGCAGGTGACTCATGCTGCCACTAGTGAGAGGAAAATTCAGAAGAAACCAGCAGGTAGTGATAATTCTGTTAATTGTGTTCCACCGCTGAATGGGAGAATGCGTCAAGCTCCATCCGATGACAATTTGAAACAAGAACATTTAGGAGCTGCAAAAAGGATGTTTGCTCATGCACTACGCTCAAATGGAACCAAGGAATTAAATGGTCTTATTATGAAAACCGATACAGCAATGCCAATTGAAAAAGACTAG